The Aspergillus luchuensis IFO 4308 DNA, chromosome 6, nearly complete sequence genome segment TTTTCTTGACAACTTGCATTCATTAGTTTGGAAGTAGTCCCTGACTATCACATAAACTATACACGGTCTATCATAACCGCTATAGATATtatgagaaaaaaaaaacacttCATCCCATGTCCCAGCCATCTCTTTATCACATATCAGCCATGTATAGCTGTGGATCACATCATTTCAGAagacacacacaaacacgaTTCCAATCGGATGGTTCAAATTGTCCCTAATGGATGGTGAGAGCGGGGACATGTCAGCATCGCCCGGGTTAGCCTGATCGAGACCAGACCATCCACGAGAACTGCCAAGCGTAAacgcccttcttcatcttggaTTTAGTTGTGtgatgaagaaaggaaaaagaaaagaagaagagaagagggagaaaaacaCACAAACAAAATGAAAGGAGGGAAGCGAGGATTCCCGCAAGCGAGCTCGGAACCGGATTATCTACTCCTCCCGGACGCACGGGCCCCTCGGAGATGCTAAACCCGATTGGGGCTAGAGTCAGGTGCTTCCCGCGGGCAACTGGCGGCCAGTCGGGCAAGCTCGTTATCAGCGCCGGAGAGCTGATACCATCACCGCGCATTCCTTGCGTCTTCGTCCGCTGGGTCCCTcgttccctcctcttcttttcttcttttatcttctccattgcctcctcttcccctctctcaaCCTGATCCCGTTGTACATCACACATTCTGCATTATGTTGAGTCGCTGTGGATGTCAGGCCTCGCGCCTGATCCCGCGCACGGCAAGCTCCGCTATTCGGTCGACTGCCATCCCTCTCCAGCTTCGTCCTGCGGTGGTTGCTCCTTTGCGCCTGCCGGGACAAGGCCGCAGCGTGTCCTCCTCGACTCGTGAAGGACAGCAGACTGTATGTGTTCCCTCATTGTGCGGAATTCATGCAATGCAGCAGCTTCCGGGTTGCCTGATGTCATTCCATATCTTTATCGTACCATACCCGCTAACTACCGTCTCCAGCTGCTCTCCGCACCCCTCGAGGAGTCCGACCCCGCCATCTATGACATTCTCCAGAAGGTAGGACTACCAATTCTTTAAGTGCAATTGGTATATCCACTCACCTTAGAAATAGGAGAAAAAACGTCAGCAACATttcatcaacctcatccccTCCGAGAACTTCACATCACAAGCTGTCCTCGATGCGCTGGGCAGTGTCATGCAAAGTCAGTCATGTTCCATCATTCGACCCTGGGGGCAGCAGAAACTGACGCGACAACAGATAAATACTCGGAGGGATACCCCGGTGCTAGATACTATGGTGGAAACGAGCACATTGACGCCTCTGAACGGCTATGCCAGCAGCGTGCGCTCGAGACCTTTGGCCTTAACCCCGAAGAATGGGGTGTGAACGTGCAACGTGAGACTTCTATAGTGACATTAGCATGCGACAACTATACTGACCAGCACAGCGCTGTCCGGCTCGCCCGCTAACCTCTACGCCATTTCCGCCATCCTCAACACCCACGATCGCTTGATGGGCCTGGACCTGCCCCATGGCGGTCACTTGTCCCACGGCTACCAGACCCCCACCAAGAAGATTTCGTTCATCTCGAAGTACTTCGAAACGCTGCCCTACCGGCTAGATGAGTCTACCGGTCTCATTGACTACGACGCCCTGGAGAAGCAGGCGCTTCTCTACCGCCCCaagctcatcatcgccggtaCCTCGGCCTACAGCCGCTTGATTGACTACCCTCGCATGCGCCAGATCGCAGACGCCGCCGGCGCATACTTGCTGAGCGACATGGCCCACATCTCCGGTCTCGTGGCTGCGGACGTCCTCCCGTCGCCCTTCGCCCACTCAGATGTGGTGACTACCACGACCCACAAGTCGCTGCGGGGACCCCGCGGcgcgatgatcttcttccgcaAGGGTGTCCGCCGGACGGACAAGAAGGGCAACCCGGAGATGTATGACCTGGAGGGCCCGATCAACGCGTCCGTGTTCCCAGGTCACCAGGGTGGCCCCCACAACCACACTATCACCGCCTTGGCTGTGGCGCTGAAGCAGGCGCAGTCGCCTGAGTTCAAGACCTACCAGCAGACAGTGCTGGCCAATGCGAAGGCCCTGGCAGACCGTCTTGGCAGCCCGCTTAGCAACGGAGGTCTGGGATACAACATCGTTTCTGGCGGCACCGACAACCACCTGGTGCTGGTGGACCTGAAGAACCGCGGGGTGGACGGCGCGCGCGTCGAGCGGGTGCTGGAGCTGTGCGGTGTGGCCAGCAACAAGAACACGGTGCCAGGTGACAAGTCGGCTCTGAAGCCCGGTGGTCTACGTCTGGGCACGCCGGCCATGACGACGCGAGGCTTCCAGCCGGAGGACTTCCGCCGCGTCGCAGACATTGTGGACCGGGCGGTGATCATCACACAGAAGCTGGACAAGGCAGCCAAGGAGAGCGCGGCTGCAAAGGGTGTGAAGAACCCGAACACCGTCAAGGCTTTCTTGGAATATGTGCGCGAGGGCGAGGAGATTCCGGAGATTGTGCTCCTGCGGCAGGAGGTGGAGGACTGGGCGGGAACATTTAGTCTGCCTTGGGCTAAGGATGAGTAGGAGAGGTGGGGGGAATGATCATGGTTATGTTTAATTTACGAATGCATGTCTGTACAGTGAAATCAAAATGTTCAACACATCATAACAGGGGTCTTTTACTAAGTAAGAGGAAGTAATGGGATTCAGAGAGAgtcggggaagaagggaaaccCGTGCGGAGACAAAAGCAAGACGGGGAAGGAGAGACCCGCCGATAAGAAAAAAGCGCCGATAGGGCAAGCAAGTTGGAGTCATTTTCCCCTCCGAGTCTGGATTCCCCGGCTTATCTCCGCATGGAGCTAGCTTGCTTTGGCTAATAATTCCCGCGGAATGCATCACTCAGTCAGTCATCCTGACCCTGtatcccttccttctttctgtctgACTCTCGTATGAATTCATACATATTCAGATATAccatatatttactataatactacttcttcttAACACCAAATCACCATGCGCATCAGTCAAGTACATCATCCCCCACATCCATGTCCGTATCCCAATATCAATGGTAGTAATACTAACAACTATAAACCAAAAGCTCTACACCTACCCCATCAAATCCCTTCAAGGCGTTCCCATCTCCAGCGCAACCTTCACTCGAACCGGCTTCCCCTATGACCGCCATTATATGCTCCTCAAAGTCCTTCCCAATGGCGAATACAAGAATATGCATGTGCCTCATTTCCCGGAAATGTCGCTTTTCTATACCGATATCATTCgcagtgatgatgacaagAAAGCATCAGGGTCTGAGTCCAGCAGGATAGTGGTCACATATcgtcctcctgctgctgatCAATCCCAGTCCCAGCGGAAGATGGAGGTACCGCTGATACCCGATACGGCGGGGTTAGAGGAGGTAGAAGTCGTAATGCACCAGAGTCCGACAAAGGGGTATATCATGAGAGAGGAGTATAACGGGTGGTTTAGTGAGTGTTTTGGATATCGTGTGGTGCTTGTCTATTTGGGCGGGAATTATAGAGGTGTTTTGGGAAGTTTTGCGCCGGAGAAGAGTGCGGCGCATAGAGGCATacaggggtggtggtggagggacgGGGTGCTAGGTCTAGGAACAGGGCTGGTGGGTGTGATGATTTTGTTGTCTTGGGTAGGTATGAGTATGGGATTACTGGGGAGTATAGGAGCAACAGGGGCAGCAGGAGCTGTGGTTTGGTATGGGGCTGGACGCCAGAataagaaggaagagcagaTTACTT includes the following:
- the SHM1 gene encoding serine hydroxymethyltransferase (COG:E;~EggNog:ENOG410PFHX;~InterPro:IPR019798,IPR039429,IPR001085,IPR015424, IPR015421,IPR015422;~PFAM:PF00464;~go_function: GO:0003824 - catalytic activity [Evidence IEA];~go_function: GO:0004372 - glycine hydroxymethyltransferase activity [Evidence IEA];~go_function: GO:0030170 - pyridoxal phosphate binding [Evidence IEA];~go_process: GO:0019264 - glycine biosynthetic process from serine [Evidence IEA];~go_process: GO:0035999 - tetrahydrofolate interconversion [Evidence IEA]), whose translation is MLSRCGCQASRLIPRTASSAIRSTAIPLQLRPAVVAPLRLPGQGRSVSSSTREGQQTLLSAPLEESDPAIYDILQKEKKRQQHFINLIPSENFTSQAVLDALGSVMQNKYSEGYPGARYYGGNEHIDASERLCQQRALETFGLNPEEWGVNVQPLSGSPANLYAISAILNTHDRLMGLDLPHGGHLSHGYQTPTKKISFISKYFETLPYRLDESTGLIDYDALEKQALLYRPKLIIAGTSAYSRLIDYPRMRQIADAAGAYLLSDMAHISGLVAADVLPSPFAHSDVVTTTTHKSLRGPRGAMIFFRKGVRRTDKKGNPEMYDLEGPINASVFPGHQGGPHNHTITALAVALKQAQSPEFKTYQQTVLANAKALADRLGSPLSNGGLGYNIVSGGTDNHLVLVDLKNRGVDGARVERVLELCGVASNKNTVPGDKSALKPGGLRLGTPAMTTRGFQPEDFRRVADIVDRAVIITQKLDKAAKESAAAKGVKNPNTVKAFLEYVREGEEIPEIVLLRQEVEDWAGTFSLPWAKDE
- a CDS encoding MOSC domain protein (COG:S;~EggNog:ENOG410PMPV;~InterPro:IPR005302,IPR005303;~PFAM:PF03476,PF03473;~TransMembrane:2 (i178-196o202-220i);~go_function: GO:0003824 - catalytic activity [Evidence IEA];~go_function: GO:0030151 - molybdenum ion binding [Evidence IEA];~go_function: GO:0030170 - pyridoxal phosphate binding [Evidence IEA]), whose amino-acid sequence is MRISQLYTYPIKSLQGVPISSATFTRTGFPYDRHYMLLKVLPNGEYKNMHVPHFPEMSLFYTDIIRSDDDKKASGSESSRIVVTYRPPAADQSQSQRKMEVPLIPDTAGLEEVEVVMHQSPTKGYIMREEYNGWFSECFGYRVVLVYLGGNYRGVLGSFAPEKSAAHRGIQGWWWRDGVLGLGTGLVGVMILLSWVGMSMGLLGSIGATGAAGAVVWYGAGRQNKKEEQITFADTAPYLIVSRTSVEDVSARLAGDEEMDVTKARPNIVISGAETAFEEDFWAEVQIGEPGSAKLLLTANCIRCQSLNVDYTTGKMGTGESGTVLKKLMKDRRVDKGAKFSPVFGRYGFLDGGSDGRTVRVGDAVVVARRVKERTVYDWPGLTN